One segment of Sulfitobacter sp. W027 DNA contains the following:
- a CDS encoding bifunctional allantoicase/(S)-ureidoglycine aminohydrolase — MSTKYFAPHGGHPGQEQLLTDRAVFKEAYAVIPKGTMRDIVTSFLPFWEDTRLWVIARPMSGFAETFSQYIMEVQPGGGSDKAELDPEAEGVLFMVEGAATLRVKGETYELSPGGYAYLPPSSAWTLRNEGEEVLRFHWVRKAYEAVEGLDMPDVLVLNENDIEPTPMPGTDGKWSTTRFVDPSDLRHDMHVTIVTFEPGGVIPFLETHVMEHGLYVLEGKAVYNLNNDWVEVEAGDYMWLRAFCPQACYAGGPGRFRYLLYKDVNRHMALRPDTASYPQHQRLKAAAK; from the coding sequence ATGAGCACTAAATATTTCGCGCCACACGGGGGACATCCCGGACAAGAGCAGCTTCTTACCGATCGCGCCGTTTTTAAGGAAGCCTATGCGGTCATCCCGAAGGGCACGATGCGGGATATCGTCACAAGCTTTTTGCCCTTTTGGGAGGATACGCGTCTGTGGGTCATCGCGCGGCCCATGAGCGGTTTTGCCGAGACCTTTTCTCAATACATCATGGAGGTGCAGCCCGGCGGGGGGTCTGACAAAGCTGAGTTGGATCCGGAAGCCGAAGGCGTTCTTTTTATGGTCGAAGGGGCCGCGACTTTGCGGGTCAAGGGCGAGACCTACGAGCTGAGCCCGGGCGGCTACGCGTATCTGCCCCCCTCAAGCGCCTGGACCCTGCGGAACGAAGGCGAAGAAGTGCTGCGGTTCCATTGGGTGCGCAAGGCATATGAGGCGGTCGAGGGGTTGGATATGCCCGACGTGCTGGTCCTGAACGAAAACGATATAGAACCGACGCCCATGCCGGGCACCGATGGCAAATGGTCAACAACCCGCTTTGTCGATCCTTCCGACCTGCGCCATGACATGCATGTCACGATTGTGACATTCGAACCGGGCGGCGTTATTCCCTTTCTTGAGACACATGTGATGGAGCACGGGCTCTATGTGTTGGAAGGCAAAGCCGTCTACAATCTGAACAATGATTGGGTCGAAGTCGAAGCCGGCGATTACATGTGGCTCCGCGCTTTTTGCCCTCAGGCATGCTATGCGGGTGGCCCGGGGCGGTTCCGGTACCTGCTTTACAAGGACGTAAATCGCCATATGGCGCTCCGTCCCGACACCGCGTCATACCCTCAACATCAGCGGCTTAAGGCTGCGGCCAAGTAA
- the bhcR gene encoding HTH-type transcriptional regulator BhcR has protein sequence MESQGNGSGTGRKARGRPRGWTDKTAQNTIKSLDRAMEVFEYLSEAQGKPLSKLADEMRQSPATVYRILVTLEGRGLVEFDHEEQVWYIGPRAFVIGARFLRRTSLVDRARPIMRKLMETTGETANIGVGKEEAVLFLSQVETHANIRAFFPPGSLSPMHASGIGKALLAYMDSERLDRLLSKGLMTRFTVHTIIDPTALRQNLEAIRESGFSVDNEERNEGMRCIAAPVFDMNGEAVAGISISGPTSRVGASKIEELSRPVIKAAHQLSLAIGGSVTWPQP, from the coding sequence ATGGAATCTCAAGGCAATGGTTCAGGAACTGGTCGGAAAGCACGCGGAAGGCCCCGTGGCTGGACGGACAAGACCGCGCAGAATACGATCAAATCGCTCGACCGGGCCATGGAGGTGTTCGAGTATCTCAGCGAAGCGCAGGGCAAGCCGCTCTCTAAGCTGGCAGATGAGATGCGCCAATCGCCAGCGACCGTCTACCGTATCCTTGTAACCCTTGAGGGCAGGGGGCTGGTCGAATTCGATCACGAAGAGCAGGTTTGGTACATTGGTCCGCGCGCGTTTGTGATCGGCGCGCGTTTCCTTCGGCGCACAAGTCTTGTCGATCGTGCGCGACCCATCATGCGAAAGCTGATGGAAACGACCGGTGAAACAGCCAATATCGGCGTCGGAAAAGAAGAGGCGGTCTTGTTCCTGAGCCAAGTGGAGACACATGCGAACATCCGCGCCTTTTTCCCGCCCGGCAGCCTTTCTCCGATGCATGCATCCGGCATTGGCAAGGCGTTGCTCGCATATATGGATTCTGAGCGTTTGGACAGGCTTCTGTCGAAGGGACTGATGACGCGCTTCACCGTACATACGATCATTGATCCGACGGCCCTGCGCCAGAATCTCGAAGCCATTCGGGAAAGCGGCTTTTCAGTTGATAATGAAGAGAGAAACGAAGGCATGCGCTGTATCGCGGCGCCGGTATTCGACATGAATGGCGAAGCTGTCGCGGGAATCTCGATATCCGGGCCAACAAGCAGGGTCGGCGCTTCCAAAATCGAAGAATTGAGCCGCCCCGTCATCAAGGCGGCTCACCAATTGAGCCTCGCAATCGGGGGTAGCGTTACTTGGCCGCAGCCTTAA
- the bhcA gene encoding L-aspartate--glyoxylate aminotransferase BhcA, producing the protein MSFQNPVFIPGPTNIPESLRKACDMPTIDHRSPLFGQILHPARAGVRKILKSDNAEIFIFPSTGTGGWETALTNTLSSGDKVLAARNGMFSHRWIDMCQRHGLAVQTVETTWGAGIPADRYEEILTADKSHEIKAVLATHNETATGVKSDIAAVRRALDASGHPAMLFVDGVSSIASMDFRFDEWGVDVAVTGSQKGFMLPAGLAIVGFSPKAMEATQTGTLPRTFFDVHDMAKGYANNAYPYTPAVGLLNGLNQACDMLLTEGLENVFARHYRIAKGVRAAVGAWGLDLCAEDSSVYSDTVSAIRTPEGFNATDIVTHAANKYGVAFGVGLGEVAGKVFRIGHLGSLTDVMALSGIATAEMCMVDLGMNIKLGSGVAAAQEYYRGHSAAAQKDAA; encoded by the coding sequence ATGAGCTTTCAAAATCCCGTTTTCATCCCGGGCCCAACCAACATTCCCGAAAGCCTGCGCAAGGCTTGCGACATGCCCACGATTGACCACCGGTCACCACTGTTTGGTCAAATTCTGCATCCCGCTCGTGCAGGTGTTCGCAAAATCCTTAAAAGCGACAACGCAGAAATCTTCATTTTTCCGTCTACCGGCACGGGCGGTTGGGAAACCGCACTGACCAACACGCTGTCATCTGGTGACAAAGTGCTTGCGGCGCGCAACGGCATGTTCAGTCATCGTTGGATCGATATGTGCCAGCGTCATGGTCTTGCTGTGCAGACAGTCGAAACCACATGGGGCGCAGGGATTCCGGCGGATCGCTACGAAGAGATTCTGACAGCCGACAAGAGCCATGAGATCAAGGCGGTCCTTGCGACACATAATGAAACGGCCACCGGCGTGAAATCAGACATCGCGGCTGTGCGCCGTGCGCTGGACGCATCGGGTCATCCGGCAATGCTGTTCGTCGACGGTGTATCGTCGATTGCCTCGATGGATTTCCGTTTCGACGAATGGGGCGTGGATGTTGCCGTGACCGGGTCACAAAAAGGCTTCATGTTGCCCGCAGGCCTCGCCATCGTTGGCTTCTCACCCAAAGCGATGGAGGCCACACAGACTGGCACCCTTCCCCGCACTTTTTTCGATGTCCATGACATGGCAAAGGGGTACGCGAACAACGCCTATCCCTACACGCCTGCGGTGGGTCTGTTAAATGGGTTGAACCAAGCCTGTGACATGCTGCTGACCGAGGGTCTGGAGAATGTGTTTGCCCGGCATTACCGAATTGCGAAGGGTGTGCGCGCGGCTGTGGGCGCTTGGGGTCTTGATCTTTGTGCCGAGGACTCTTCGGTTTACTCCGACACTGTCAGTGCCATTCGGACCCCGGAAGGGTTTAACGCCACCGATATCGTGACCCATGCCGCCAACAAGTATGGCGTCGCCTTTGGCGTGGGTCTTGGTGAGGTTGCCGGCAAGGTGTTCCGGATCGGCCACCTCGGCAGCCTGACGGATGTCATGGCCCTCTCCGGCATCGCCACCGCAGAAATGTGCATGGTCGATCTCGGAATGAACATCAAACTCGGTTCCGGGGTCGCGGCGGCCCAAGAATATTATCGCGGCCATTCTGCGGCAGCGCAAAAGGACGCTGCGTGA
- the bhcB gene encoding beta-hydroxyaspartate dehydratase BhcB, whose protein sequence is MKDCQMYIPTYQDMLEAHARIGPYIRRTPVRSSDYLNELAGCELFFKCENFQEPGAFKVRGASNAVFGLSEEQAAKGVATHSSGNHASCLAYAAMKRGIPCNVVMPRTAPQAKKDTVRRYGGVITECEPSTSSREATFAEVQAATGGDFVHPYNDPRVIAGQGTCSKEFIEQTDGLDAVVAPIGGGGMVSGTCLTLATLAPETQIIAAEPEQADDAYRSFRAGHIIADDAPKTIADGLLVPLKDLTWHFVSNHVSEIYTASEQEIIEAMKLTWKHLRVVMEPSSAVPLATVLKNPEAFKGKRVGLIITGGNVDLDKLPWLNAA, encoded by the coding sequence ATGAAGGACTGCCAGATGTACATCCCCACCTACCAGGACATGCTAGAGGCTCACGCGCGGATCGGCCCTTATATCCGCCGCACGCCGGTGCGCAGCTCGGACTATCTTAACGAACTGGCCGGTTGCGAGTTATTCTTCAAATGCGAGAATTTCCAGGAGCCCGGCGCCTTCAAGGTGAGAGGTGCTTCAAACGCGGTGTTCGGGCTCAGCGAGGAGCAGGCGGCCAAAGGTGTGGCGACACATTCCTCTGGCAACCATGCATCCTGTTTGGCTTATGCCGCTATGAAGCGTGGCATTCCTTGCAACGTGGTTATGCCCCGTACAGCACCTCAGGCAAAAAAGGACACGGTGCGCCGCTATGGCGGGGTCATTACCGAGTGCGAGCCATCGACCAGTTCACGCGAGGCAACCTTTGCCGAGGTGCAGGCAGCGACAGGGGGCGACTTCGTACATCCTTACAACGATCCCCGAGTGATCGCCGGACAGGGCACGTGTTCGAAAGAATTCATTGAGCAGACAGATGGTCTTGACGCTGTGGTGGCGCCAATTGGGGGCGGTGGCATGGTATCGGGCACCTGCCTTACCCTCGCGACCCTCGCGCCTGAGACGCAAATCATCGCTGCCGAACCTGAACAGGCAGACGACGCCTATCGCAGCTTCAGGGCGGGCCATATCATCGCAGACGATGCCCCCAAGACCATTGCCGACGGGCTTTTGGTCCCGCTCAAGGACCTGACTTGGCATTTCGTCTCAAACCATGTGTCCGAGATCTACACGGCGTCAGAGCAAGAGATCATTGAGGCGATGAAGCTGACGTGGAAGCATCTGCGCGTGGTCATGGAGCCATCCTCTGCTGTGCCGCTCGCGACAGTTCTCAAAAACCCGGAGGCTTTTAAGGGCAAACGCGTGGGTCTGATCATCACGGGCGGCAATGTCGACCTCGACAAGCTGCCATGGCTGAACGCCGCCTGA
- the bhcC gene encoding 3-hydroxy-D-aspartate aldolase BhcC yields the protein MKDMTNLDEFEVGYDIPAKPGMDEADIQTPSLVLDLDALERNIKKMGDYAKEHGMRHRTHGKMHKSVDVQRLQEKLGGACGVCCQKVSEAEVFARGGIKDILVSNQVRDPAKIDRLARLPKLGARTICCVDDLTNVADLSSAAQKHGTEIECLVEIDCGAGRCGVTTTSDVVKIAKAIDGAEGLKFAGLQAYQGAMQHLDSYDERKAKIDIAVVMVKDAVDTLNAEGLECDIVGGGGTGSYYFESNSGVYNELQCGSYAFMDADYGRILDKDGNRIDQGEWENAFFILTSVMSHAKADKAIVDAGLKAQSVDSGLPVVYGRNDVEYIKCSDEHGVVMDPNGALKVNDKLKLVPGHCDPTANVHDWYVGVRNGKVECLWPVSARGHAY from the coding sequence ATGAAAGATATGACCAATCTCGACGAATTCGAAGTGGGCTACGATATCCCGGCAAAACCGGGCATGGATGAGGCCGACATCCAAACACCGAGCCTTGTGCTCGATCTTGACGCGCTGGAGCGTAATATCAAGAAGATGGGCGACTACGCCAAGGAACATGGCATGCGCCATCGAACCCATGGCAAGATGCACAAGTCGGTCGATGTCCAACGGCTTCAGGAAAAGCTCGGCGGTGCATGTGGTGTCTGCTGTCAAAAAGTCTCAGAGGCCGAAGTCTTTGCGCGGGGCGGCATCAAAGATATCCTCGTCTCGAACCAAGTGCGCGATCCTGCCAAGATCGACCGCCTCGCCCGTCTGCCCAAGCTGGGCGCACGCACGATCTGTTGCGTTGACGACCTTACCAATGTGGCTGACCTGTCGTCGGCGGCGCAGAAACATGGCACCGAAATCGAATGTCTTGTCGAAATAGATTGTGGCGCCGGACGCTGCGGTGTGACCACCACGTCTGACGTGGTTAAGATTGCTAAGGCCATCGACGGCGCTGAGGGTCTTAAGTTTGCTGGCCTGCAGGCTTATCAGGGCGCAATGCAGCACCTCGACAGCTATGACGAACGCAAAGCGAAGATCGATATCGCCGTGGTCATGGTCAAAGATGCAGTCGATACGTTGAATGCCGAAGGTTTGGAGTGTGACATCGTCGGCGGTGGCGGCACCGGCTCCTACTATTTCGAGTCCAACTCTGGTGTGTATAACGAATTGCAGTGCGGCTCCTATGCCTTCATGGACGCGGACTATGGGCGCATCCTCGACAAAGACGGCAACCGCATTGACCAAGGTGAATGGGAAAACGCCTTTTTCATCCTCACCAGCGTGATGAGTCATGCAAAGGCAGACAAAGCGATTGTCGACGCGGGCCTCAAGGCTCAATCCGTCGATAGCGGCTTGCCAGTGGTCTACGGGCGCAATGATGTCGAATATATCAAGTGTTCGGACGAGCATGGGGTCGTCATGGACCCAAACGGCGCGTTGAAGGTCAACGACAAGCTGAAGCTGGTTCCGGGCCATTGCGATCCGACCGCCAACGTCCATGATTGGTATGTCGGTGTTCGCAACGGCAAGGTTGAATGCCTCTGGCCAGTTTCGGCGCGCGGTCACGCCTACTGA
- the bhcD gene encoding iminosuccinate reductase BhcD, which yields MLIVPEREIANLMTREAAFDAIEKVFAAMASGDAYNFPVVREAIGHEEALYGFKGGFDRAGLSLGLKAGGYWPNNLEKRGLINHQSTVFLFDPDTGKVKAMVGGNLLTALRTAAASSVSIKHLARKDATVIGMVGAGHQATFQLRAALEQRKFEKVIGWNYHPEMLPNIEKVANEAGVPFESVDLPGMTEADVIISITSAFSPSLMADHVSPGTHIACMGTDTKGKQEVEAALLARASVFTDEVAQSVSIGEAQHAIAEGLIKDTDVAQLGAVINGTNPGRTSDHQITLFDGTGVGLQDLAVAAKVVDLAVEQGIAIDVDF from the coding sequence ATGCTGATCGTACCTGAACGTGAGATCGCCAACCTAATGACCCGCGAGGCAGCTTTTGATGCTATCGAGAAAGTCTTTGCCGCAATGGCCTCCGGCGACGCCTACAATTTCCCTGTCGTACGCGAAGCGATTGGGCACGAAGAGGCGCTTTACGGGTTCAAAGGCGGATTTGATCGCGCCGGGTTGAGCTTGGGGTTGAAGGCCGGTGGATACTGGCCAAACAATCTGGAAAAACGGGGACTCATCAATCACCAGTCCACCGTATTCTTGTTCGATCCCGACACCGGCAAGGTCAAAGCGATGGTCGGGGGCAACTTGCTGACCGCGTTGCGTACGGCGGCGGCGTCTTCGGTTTCGATCAAGCACTTGGCGCGCAAAGACGCGACCGTTATCGGCATGGTAGGGGCCGGTCATCAGGCCACTTTCCAGCTACGGGCCGCATTGGAGCAACGTAAGTTCGAGAAGGTGATCGGGTGGAACTACCACCCAGAGATGCTGCCCAATATCGAGAAAGTGGCCAATGAGGCAGGGGTTCCGTTTGAATCCGTCGATCTGCCCGGCATGACCGAAGCAGACGTCATCATCTCGATCACCTCCGCCTTTTCACCGTCGTTGATGGCCGATCACGTCAGCCCCGGAACCCATATCGCATGTATGGGCACCGACACCAAAGGCAAACAGGAGGTCGAAGCGGCCTTGCTGGCACGCGCGTCCGTGTTCACCGATGAGGTTGCCCAGTCCGTGAGCATCGGCGAGGCGCAACATGCCATTGCTGAAGGGCTTATCAAGGACACGGATGTTGCCCAGCTTGGCGCAGTCATCAATGGGACCAATCCGGGTCGCACGTCGGATCATCAAATCACCCTGTTCGACGGGACCGGCGTGGGCCTTCAGGACCTCGCGGTGGCGGCCAAAGTCGTTGATTTGGCCGTTGAACAGGGCATCGCAATCGACGTGGACTTCTAA
- a CDS encoding AmiS/UreI family transporter — protein MFLPISLLFVGAVLVLNGLWMSGRISDREIVVINFATAAITATVAAVSLVRATTGDEIRSVALTLLFSATYLWVAVNRLNGADGRGLGWFSLFVSLSVLPQAFLALASAAKFIDIWLGICWLTWSGLWFMYFATLTLKKPVQDQTAVATLLSGVLTAWLPALFLMYGA, from the coding sequence ATGTTTTTGCCAATATCCCTGCTGTTTGTGGGGGCGGTACTTGTGTTGAATGGTCTTTGGATGTCTGGGCGCATCTCGGATCGAGAGATTGTTGTCATTAACTTTGCCACAGCGGCAATTACCGCCACAGTCGCCGCTGTGTCACTCGTACGCGCCACGACCGGGGATGAAATCCGCTCTGTTGCCCTGACCCTGCTGTTCAGCGCGACCTACCTTTGGGTGGCGGTTAACCGGTTGAATGGAGCTGATGGCCGGGGTCTGGGCTGGTTCAGCCTGTTTGTCTCTCTTTCCGTGTTGCCTCAGGCCTTTTTAGCCCTCGCCTCTGCGGCGAAATTCATTGATATCTGGCTGGGCATTTGCTGGCTTACTTGGTCGGGTCTTTGGTTCATGTATTTCGCCACTTTGACGTTGAAGAAACCAGTTCAAGACCAAACAGCAGTTGCCACACTCCTAAGCGGCGTGCTGACTGCCTGGCTGCCCGCCCTTTTCCTGATGTACGGAGCTTGA
- a CDS encoding type I glyceraldehyde-3-phosphate dehydrogenase — MTRQLSVFINGFGRIGRTLLRQILQNESQTAVKVVGINDIAPLETCAYLLRYDSVFGPLPLPVETGDRQMTIGGRPIPFTCEPDLRALDLRGVDVVLECTGKVRDRDFAEAGIDAGASNILISGPSEVADKTVVLGANEQELGDARIVSNASCTTNAIAPLLRTIDLGLGISRAHITTIHCYTGSQPTVDQPGASLERSRAAAVSMVPTTTSALNQIFNVLPELHGRLSVSAVRVPCISVSAIDATLQILEQPDGSFVEFLREAFAGSTLIGLTEDPCVSTDFRSRPESLVIALPETQSIEQRQLRVFGWYDNEWGFSARMLEMAERLAARR, encoded by the coding sequence GTGACCCGCCAGCTAAGTGTCTTTATCAACGGTTTTGGTCGCATCGGCAGGACTTTGCTGCGCCAGATTTTACAAAATGAGAGCCAGACCGCCGTCAAAGTCGTTGGCATCAACGATATCGCGCCACTCGAAACTTGCGCGTACCTGCTGCGCTACGACAGTGTTTTCGGCCCTTTGCCTCTCCCAGTAGAAACGGGGGATCGCCAGATGACAATTGGCGGTCGCCCCATCCCCTTTACCTGCGAACCGGACCTGCGCGCCTTGGATTTACGCGGTGTGGATGTTGTTTTGGAATGCACCGGGAAGGTCAGGGATAGAGATTTTGCAGAAGCAGGCATCGACGCTGGGGCGTCGAACATTCTAATCTCCGGCCCGTCCGAGGTCGCCGACAAGACGGTTGTCTTGGGCGCCAATGAACAAGAACTCGGCGATGCGCGGATCGTGTCAAATGCGTCTTGTACGACCAATGCGATCGCCCCCCTACTCCGCACGATTGATCTAGGGCTCGGAATTTCCAGAGCACATATCACGACCATTCATTGCTACACCGGGAGCCAACCGACTGTTGACCAACCCGGTGCCAGTCTTGAAAGAAGCCGTGCTGCCGCTGTCTCAATGGTTCCGACAACAACCAGCGCGCTTAATCAGATCTTTAACGTATTGCCTGAACTCCATGGCCGGCTCAGCGTCAGCGCCGTACGGGTCCCTTGCATTTCTGTCTCCGCAATCGACGCGACGCTCCAGATCTTGGAACAGCCCGACGGCTCATTTGTCGAGTTTCTGCGCGAAGCCTTTGCAGGCTCGACCCTCATTGGCCTGACAGAAGACCCCTGTGTTTCGACCGATTTTCGGAGCCGCCCTGAATCTCTGGTGATCGCCCTTCCCGAAACGCAATCAATCGAACAGCGCCAGCTTCGCGTCTTTGGATGGTACGACAACGAATGGGGCTTCTCGGCGCGCATGCTCGAAATGGCGGAACGCCTCGCAGCGAGACGGTGA
- a CDS encoding uracil-xanthine permease family protein, whose protein sequence is MSDASIGTPDQLRDPNYTPPLTKAVPLGIQHVLAMFVSNVTPAIIVCGAAGFGFGSNSPDFPQMIYMIQMSMFFAGVATLFQSVGVGPIGARLPIVQGTSFAFIPIMIPLVAGKGVDAIAVLMGGIVVGGLFHAFLGLFIGKLRFALPPLVTGLVVTMIGLALVKVGVQYAAGGVPAIGTEEYGSGLNWFMAGTVILVTLGLKFFTRGMLSVSAVLIGLLVGYVVAFALGQVNLGSVGRAASFALPNPFHFGIEFSVAAIIGFCAMSFVSAIETVGDVSGITKGGAGREASDSEIQGATYADGIGTAISGMFGALPNTSFSQNVGLIAMTGVMSRMVVTIGAIFLIICGLVPKIGAVISSIPIEVLGGGVIVMFGMVVAAGISMLSDVNWNRRNMVIFAIALSLGLGLQLEPDALQYLPGTLKVLGTSGILPAALIAIVLNLVLPEELSGEATDEVSGGMAGQGSGSLAQSDRV, encoded by the coding sequence ATGTCTGATGCATCCATCGGAACGCCGGACCAACTCCGCGATCCAAATTATACCCCGCCGTTAACAAAAGCGGTACCACTTGGAATTCAGCACGTACTGGCGATGTTCGTATCGAACGTTACACCAGCGATCATCGTCTGCGGCGCTGCGGGTTTCGGCTTTGGCTCTAACAGCCCTGACTTTCCGCAAATGATCTACATGATTCAGATGTCTATGTTCTTCGCAGGCGTCGCGACGCTGTTCCAGTCGGTCGGAGTAGGTCCAATCGGCGCGCGCTTGCCCATCGTGCAGGGGACATCTTTTGCATTCATTCCAATCATGATCCCGCTTGTCGCCGGGAAGGGCGTGGACGCAATTGCGGTCCTGATGGGGGGTATCGTCGTCGGCGGCCTGTTCCACGCCTTTCTAGGGCTCTTCATCGGTAAACTTCGTTTTGCGCTGCCGCCGCTGGTCACCGGCTTGGTCGTGACCATGATTGGTCTGGCTCTGGTCAAGGTCGGTGTTCAATATGCGGCAGGGGGTGTGCCCGCAATCGGCACCGAAGAATACGGCTCTGGGCTCAACTGGTTCATGGCAGGTACCGTGATTTTGGTGACCCTCGGCCTGAAGTTCTTCACACGCGGCATGCTTTCTGTGTCGGCCGTTCTGATCGGTCTTTTGGTTGGTTATGTGGTCGCCTTCGCGCTTGGTCAGGTCAACCTTGGCTCCGTAGGTCGAGCGGCAAGTTTTGCTCTGCCGAACCCGTTTCACTTTGGCATCGAATTTTCGGTCGCCGCGATCATCGGCTTTTGTGCCATGTCCTTCGTATCTGCCATCGAAACTGTCGGCGATGTTTCCGGGATCACAAAAGGCGGCGCGGGTCGGGAGGCGAGCGACAGCGAAATCCAAGGGGCGACCTATGCCGATGGGATTGGCACGGCCATCTCAGGCATGTTCGGCGCGCTGCCCAATACGTCGTTCAGTCAAAACGTAGGTCTCATCGCCATGACGGGTGTGATGAGCCGAATGGTCGTTACAATCGGGGCGATTTTTCTGATCATATGCGGACTTGTTCCCAAAATCGGTGCGGTGATCTCTTCGATCCCGATCGAGGTGCTCGGCGGTGGTGTCATCGTGATGTTTGGCATGGTGGTCGCGGCTGGTATCTCGATGCTGTCCGATGTGAACTGGAACCGTCGCAACATGGTCATTTTTGCCATCGCCCTGTCGCTTGGTCTGGGCCTGCAGCTTGAGCCGGATGCGCTTCAGTATCTGCCGGGCACGCTGAAAGTCCTAGGGACTTCGGGCATCCTGCCTGCGGCCCTCATCGCCATCGTTCTTAATCTGGTACTGCCCGAGGAGCTTTCCGGTGAAGCCACCGACGAGGTTTCTGGCGGTATGGCAGGACAGGGGAGCGGATCACTCGCGCAGAGTGACCGCGTCTGA
- a CDS encoding ureidoglycolate lyase, which yields MTATKINSDAIAGLAELIEASDTPDKLINQGRCGRFHDRATLDVDGRLGVSVFQSTSFSLPFKMEMMERHPLGSQAFVPMQEGEYLVVLAEDKDGAPAAPRAFIAGSGQAVNIGRNVWHGVLCPLADPGLFMVVDRVSDGPNLEEHWFDEPFIIER from the coding sequence TTGACGGCAACCAAAATTAATTCCGATGCCATCGCAGGGCTTGCAGAGCTGATTGAGGCGTCAGACACGCCCGACAAGCTCATAAACCAAGGGCGCTGCGGACGTTTTCATGATCGTGCGACCCTTGACGTTGATGGTCGCCTAGGAGTCAGTGTCTTTCAATCCACATCGTTCTCCCTGCCTTTTAAAATGGAAATGATGGAGCGGCATCCGCTGGGAAGCCAAGCTTTCGTGCCAATGCAGGAAGGCGAATACCTCGTCGTGCTGGCTGAAGATAAGGACGGTGCCCCGGCTGCACCCCGCGCTTTTATTGCCGGGTCAGGGCAGGCGGTGAACATCGGGCGCAACGTCTGGCACGGGGTTCTGTGTCCGCTGGCCGATCCGGGCCTGTTCATGGTTGTCGATCGGGTCAGCGACGGACCAAATCTGGAAGAACATTGGTTCGATGAGCCATTCATCATCGAGCGATAA